From Alienimonas californiensis, a single genomic window includes:
- a CDS encoding HlyD family secretion protein, translating to MLNDRTHSAFHLADPALRDRALPGLRLARSSRRVRLFGRLLLGGLALAFAAMLLAPWIQTVAGSGSVVAYDPQNRQQVVQAPIEGNIARWAEGIRENAFVEEGDFVVELADVDPELLSRLSRQRSQAADQVQLAESAREAAQRGVIASQSVVESNNSQLVFLQEALRDTLDALDREIEGSQQKVKAEEQALAKAQATLVQARADHDRQLALFKEGFAAQAKFQEAEQKYLGATADVAKHEAYLEDARLAVQAKQSLRPAKERELQAKIDEVRAKVRKSESDVAKAESDLQKASSEIAKANSYLLDAESKLAKQRRQEVYAPRSGIVTQLISDGGSGIVKKGDPLFVLVPDGGERAVQIWLDGNDAPLVNPGRKVRLQFEGWPAVQFAGWPSVAVGTFGGEVASVDAVDDGMGRFRVLVTPDPEDDPWPEDRFLRQGVRANGWVLLNEVALGYEMWRRMNGFPPVLTDAPAEKAGGKGGGGLKPVNMGKGK from the coding sequence ATGCTCAACGACCGCACGCACTCCGCGTTCCACCTCGCCGACCCCGCCCTGCGGGACCGCGCCCTGCCGGGCCTGCGGTTGGCCCGGTCGAGTCGGCGGGTGCGGCTGTTCGGCCGCCTTCTGCTGGGCGGGCTGGCGCTGGCCTTCGCGGCGATGCTGCTGGCCCCCTGGATCCAGACGGTCGCCGGCAGCGGGTCGGTGGTGGCCTACGACCCGCAGAACCGCCAGCAGGTCGTGCAGGCGCCGATCGAGGGCAACATCGCCCGCTGGGCGGAGGGCATCCGCGAGAACGCCTTCGTGGAGGAGGGCGACTTCGTCGTCGAGCTGGCCGACGTGGACCCGGAACTGCTCAGCCGGCTCAGCCGCCAACGCAGCCAGGCCGCCGACCAGGTGCAGCTCGCCGAGTCCGCCCGGGAGGCGGCGCAGCGGGGCGTGATCGCCTCCCAGAGCGTCGTGGAGAGCAACAACAGCCAGCTCGTCTTCCTGCAGGAGGCGCTGCGGGACACCCTCGACGCCCTCGACCGCGAGATCGAGGGCTCCCAGCAGAAGGTGAAAGCCGAGGAGCAGGCCCTCGCCAAGGCGCAGGCCACGTTGGTTCAGGCGCGGGCCGATCACGACCGGCAACTCGCCCTGTTCAAAGAAGGCTTCGCCGCCCAGGCCAAGTTTCAAGAAGCCGAACAAAAATACCTCGGGGCGACCGCGGACGTGGCGAAGCACGAGGCCTACCTCGAAGACGCCAGGCTCGCCGTGCAGGCCAAGCAGAGCCTCCGCCCCGCCAAGGAGCGGGAGTTGCAGGCCAAGATCGACGAGGTGCGGGCCAAAGTCCGTAAGAGCGAATCGGACGTCGCCAAGGCCGAGAGCGACCTCCAGAAGGCCTCGTCCGAGATCGCCAAGGCGAACAGCTACCTGCTGGACGCCGAATCGAAGCTCGCCAAGCAGCGGCGCCAGGAGGTGTACGCCCCGCGGTCCGGGATCGTGACCCAACTGATCTCCGACGGCGGCAGCGGGATCGTCAAGAAGGGCGACCCGCTGTTCGTGCTGGTCCCCGACGGCGGGGAGCGGGCGGTGCAGATCTGGCTGGACGGCAACGACGCCCCGCTGGTGAACCCCGGCCGCAAGGTGCGTTTGCAGTTCGAGGGCTGGCCGGCGGTGCAGTTCGCCGGCTGGCCGAGCGTCGCCGTGGGCACCTTCGGCGGGGAGGTCGCCAGCGTGGACGCCGTCGACGACGGCATGGGCCGGTTCCGCGTGCTCGTCACGCCCGACCCCGAGGACGACCCCTGGCCGGAGGACCGCTTCCTGCGGCAGGGCGTGCGGGCCAACGGCTGGGTGCTGCTGAACGAAGTCGCCCTCGGCTACGAGATGTGGCGCCGTATGAACGGCTTCCCCCCCGTCCTGACCGACGCCCCCGCCGAGAAGGCGGGCGGCAAGGGCGGAGGCGGTCTCAAGCCTGTCAATATGGGTAAGGGGAAGTGA
- a CDS encoding ATP-binding cassette domain-containing protein has protein sequence MPAVIEATVGPNGSELPTDRGAGVASAQCGEALATFVELCGRGYDAAAARRAAAEAVRAFPGGPRRNWWRWTREAARSLDVPVRVVDARPRDVVALVHDGGAALTFLPHDGDDFRDGRDGVGRDGVGRDGDGDGDGGAWWVAGADGKRTLRLSGTGAEEQSVARMVAAAEASAAADPAETDRGEVRWLVAGRAGADLTQHIDAHGHASPYATLRALFAPESGDIRAIAVFALFVALLNLATPIAVESLVGTVAFGRLLQPVVVLATVLFGFLAFQAALRLLQVWVAELIQRRTFVRVAGDLARRLPRVTADGMAGHSPPELVNRFFDVVTVQKVAAGLLLEGLNLVLGAVIGLGILAFYHPYLLGFDLVLLAAMTVVTYLLGRGAVKTAIYESKQKYRTAAWLEELAANPTAFRHGDGVAFAVDRADGLAADYLKARRNHFRVLVRQVAFALGLQAVAATALLSLGGWLVINQRLTLGQLVAAELIVTLVLSSFSKLGKHLEAWYDLVAAGDKLGVLFALPTERTDGALTGIDRRDDWANPGAGTSEIAEPILRLENATVRGGTRFDLALAPGESVGLLAPPGAGKTALAEALFGRRAPLGGRIELDGLAPGDYRPDALRRRVALAGASPGGGAEVFAGTVAENVHLGRPDVTAADVRAVLKRVGLAERVDALPGGVDATLGFGGAPLGEIHARRLTLARALAGRPRLLVIDSLLDGCAAETAAELLAAAVRPIGGRAHATLVLTRRAEIAAVCDRALRPDGAPLDPAA, from the coding sequence ATGCCGGCCGTGATTGAGGCGACCGTCGGTCCGAACGGGAGCGAGTTGCCGACCGATCGCGGGGCGGGCGTCGCGTCGGCGCAGTGCGGGGAGGCCCTCGCCACGTTCGTGGAGCTGTGCGGCCGGGGCTACGACGCCGCCGCCGCCCGTCGGGCGGCGGCGGAGGCGGTCCGCGCGTTCCCCGGAGGCCCGCGGCGGAACTGGTGGCGCTGGACGCGGGAGGCGGCCCGGTCGCTGGACGTGCCGGTGCGGGTCGTGGACGCCCGGCCGAGGGACGTCGTCGCCCTGGTGCACGACGGCGGCGCCGCCCTGACGTTCCTCCCCCACGACGGCGACGACTTTCGCGACGGCCGCGACGGCGTGGGCCGCGACGGCGTCGGCCGCGACGGGGACGGCGACGGGGACGGGGGGGCGTGGTGGGTCGCCGGGGCCGACGGGAAGCGGACGCTGCGGCTCTCCGGCACGGGGGCGGAGGAGCAGTCCGTCGCCCGGATGGTCGCCGCCGCCGAGGCGTCCGCGGCGGCCGACCCCGCCGAGACCGACCGCGGAGAGGTGCGGTGGCTGGTCGCCGGCCGGGCCGGGGCGGACCTGACCCAGCACATCGACGCCCACGGCCATGCCTCGCCCTACGCCACGCTGCGGGCGCTGTTCGCGCCGGAGTCGGGCGACATCCGGGCGATCGCGGTGTTCGCCCTGTTCGTGGCCCTGCTGAACCTCGCCACGCCCATCGCGGTCGAGAGCCTCGTCGGCACGGTGGCGTTCGGGCGGCTGCTCCAGCCGGTCGTGGTGCTGGCGACGGTGCTGTTCGGCTTCCTGGCCTTCCAGGCGGCGCTGCGGCTGTTACAGGTCTGGGTGGCGGAACTGATCCAGCGGCGGACCTTCGTCCGGGTCGCCGGAGACCTCGCCCGGCGCCTGCCCCGGGTGACGGCGGACGGCATGGCGGGGCACAGCCCGCCGGAACTGGTGAACCGATTTTTCGACGTGGTGACGGTGCAGAAGGTCGCCGCCGGCCTGCTGCTGGAGGGGTTGAACCTCGTGCTGGGGGCGGTGATCGGGCTGGGGATCCTGGCCTTCTATCACCCCTATCTGCTGGGCTTCGACCTCGTGCTGCTCGCCGCGATGACCGTCGTGACTTACCTGCTGGGTCGCGGGGCGGTGAAAACGGCGATCTACGAGTCGAAGCAGAAGTACCGCACGGCGGCGTGGCTGGAGGAACTGGCGGCCAACCCGACGGCGTTCCGGCACGGCGACGGGGTTGCGTTCGCCGTCGATCGGGCCGACGGTCTCGCCGCGGACTATCTCAAGGCCCGCCGCAATCACTTCCGGGTGCTGGTCCGGCAGGTGGCCTTCGCGCTGGGACTGCAGGCGGTCGCGGCGACCGCCCTGCTGAGCCTCGGCGGCTGGCTGGTCATCAACCAGCGGCTCACGCTGGGGCAGTTGGTCGCCGCGGAACTGATCGTGACCCTCGTGCTCAGCTCCTTCTCGAAACTCGGCAAGCACCTGGAGGCCTGGTACGACCTCGTCGCCGCCGGCGACAAGCTGGGCGTGCTGTTCGCCCTGCCGACCGAACGCACTGACGGCGCCCTGACCGGCATCGACCGACGGGACGACTGGGCGAACCCGGGCGCCGGGACGTCCGAGATCGCGGAGCCGATCCTCCGGTTGGAGAACGCGACGGTCCGCGGCGGGACGCGGTTCGACCTCGCGCTGGCGCCGGGGGAGAGCGTCGGCCTGCTGGCTCCGCCGGGGGCGGGGAAGACGGCGCTGGCGGAGGCGCTGTTCGGTCGCCGGGCGCCGCTGGGGGGGCGAATCGAGTTGGACGGGCTGGCGCCGGGCGATTACCGGCCGGACGCGCTGCGGCGGCGGGTGGCGCTGGCGGGGGCGTCCCCGGGGGGCGGGGCGGAGGTCTTCGCCGGCACGGTGGCGGAGAACGTGCACCTCGGCCGGCCGGACGTGACCGCCGCGGACGTGCGGGCCGTGTTGAAGCGGGTCGGCCTGGCGGAGCGGGTCGACGCCCTGCCGGGCGGCGTGGACGCGACGCTGGGGTTCGGCGGGGCGCCGCTGGGGGAGATCCACGCCCGCCGGCTGACGCTGGCCCGGGCCCTCGCCGGCAGGCCGCGGTTGCTGGTGATCGATTCGCTGCTGGACGGCTGCGCCGCGGAGACCGCCGCGGAGTTGCTCGCCGCCGCGGTCCGCCCGATCGGGGGCCGGGCGCACGCCACGCTGGTGCTCACCCGGCGGGCCGAGATCGCCGCCGTCTGCGACCGGGCCCTCCGCCCGGACGGCGCCCCGCTCGATCCCGCCGCCTAA
- a CDS encoding glycoside hydrolase family protein: MQHRRSAVSSLPAGLAALLVAAFAPPAPADETAGGEAAWVVDSPEQWERAAGKTTAVTLADGLATSTAPDSRFASVLQTYQTPRKPQTLTFTQSPVWDNWQEIPNVGTSEMADAPVFVPVKPGDYWLLARHQKFNGEKDGGYHAWHSGDMKTWTHHGPVCGKRERWVTTAEYVDGAFYIYYDFPNDEDPHLIVDRDLRDGQMGEDRGMAFNDPSHGSDAGVLREEDGTFHLFYENWDPINAKTHAWDSPLAGRAVSPDGVQPFRHANNVVDERTTPTGKKGEYRHPHGTYEYEIHEPEQNAYGDWTAIKIGARYYLFCDFDPVGEHMRVGRWTSDALNQEFTFCGSFGKGHPDPTVGFAEGQFYLIQQRADVDFVSPGPWVGDVQARAGVDADGDGRADQWTDWQTVRETYRQKPGFVRIIEKTPATLDLSALPAGVGFQFEYRTVGVDGQTVRPAMDRVEWTFE; this comes from the coding sequence ATGCAACACCGGCGCTCCGCTGTTTCTTCCCTCCCCGCGGGCTTGGCGGCCCTGCTCGTCGCGGCGTTCGCCCCCCCCGCCCCGGCGGACGAAACGGCCGGGGGCGAGGCCGCGTGGGTCGTCGACTCGCCGGAGCAGTGGGAACGGGCCGCGGGGAAGACAACCGCCGTGACCCTCGCCGACGGCCTGGCGACCTCCACGGCGCCGGACAGCCGCTTCGCCAGCGTCCTGCAGACGTATCAAACGCCGCGGAAGCCGCAGACGCTGACGTTCACGCAGTCGCCCGTCTGGGACAACTGGCAGGAGATCCCCAACGTCGGCACGTCGGAGATGGCCGACGCCCCGGTGTTCGTGCCCGTCAAACCCGGGGACTACTGGCTGCTCGCCCGTCATCAGAAGTTCAACGGGGAGAAGGACGGCGGCTATCACGCCTGGCACAGCGGGGACATGAAAACCTGGACGCACCACGGCCCCGTCTGCGGCAAGCGGGAACGCTGGGTGACGACCGCCGAGTACGTCGACGGCGCCTTCTATATTTATTACGACTTCCCCAACGACGAAGACCCGCACCTGATCGTCGATCGAGACCTCCGCGACGGCCAGATGGGCGAGGACCGCGGGATGGCCTTCAACGACCCGTCGCACGGCTCCGACGCCGGCGTGCTGCGTGAGGAGGACGGAACCTTCCACCTGTTCTACGAAAACTGGGACCCCATCAACGCCAAGACCCACGCGTGGGACTCCCCGCTGGCCGGCCGCGCCGTCAGCCCGGACGGCGTGCAGCCGTTCCGTCACGCCAACAACGTCGTGGACGAACGCACCACGCCGACCGGCAAAAAGGGCGAATATCGGCACCCCCACGGCACGTACGAGTACGAGATCCACGAGCCGGAGCAGAACGCCTACGGCGACTGGACGGCGATCAAAATCGGCGCCCGCTACTATCTGTTCTGCGACTTCGACCCCGTCGGCGAGCACATGCGCGTCGGCCGCTGGACCAGCGACGCCTTGAATCAGGAGTTCACGTTCTGCGGCTCCTTCGGCAAGGGCCACCCGGACCCGACCGTCGGCTTCGCCGAGGGGCAGTTCTATCTCATCCAACAGCGGGCGGACGTCGATTTTGTCAGCCCCGGCCCGTGGGTCGGCGACGTGCAGGCCCGGGCCGGCGTGGACGCCGACGGCGACGGCCGCGCCGATCAATGGACCGACTGGCAGACCGTCCGCGAGACCTATCGCCAGAAGCCCGGCTTCGTGCGGATTATTGAAAAGACCCCGGCCACGCTGGACCTCTCCGCCCTGCCCGCCGGCGTGGGATTTCAATTCGAGTATCGCACCGTCGGCGTGGACGGCCAGACCGTTCGCCCGGCGATGGATCGGGTCGAGTGGACGTTTGAATGA
- a CDS encoding DUF1552 domain-containing protein, which translates to MPRTLVPRRTFLRSSGVALGLPLLHGMLPGALGAAPAAEREARRMVAICAPLGIHTPNLFPEQAGKDYPPTPYLEPLQEVREKFTVISGLNHPMVDGGHAAEKSFLTGAAHPGQPSFRNTISVDQYAAERIGHLTRFPSLSLTGGNGGMSYTRSGVLIPAESRPSRVFQQLFLEGSESEKAAHLRRVKDGQSILDLVGAQTKAIQRRTGGQDLETLDQYFTSVRELEQRLVRAEEWAKLPKPTVDGEAPEDIDDRANFSGRFKLLLDLIALALQTDSTRLITLMGPGGAEVVDLKGVEDGWHNLSHHGRSEEKIAQLAIIEREEMRLFGEFLKQLDSFPDGERTVLDQTAVLMGSSLGNASSHNNTNLPAIVAGGRFRHGQHLAFDPDSPPPMCNLLVSMLQHLQLEVDEFSSGTSTLTGLSA; encoded by the coding sequence ATGCCCCGCACGCTCGTACCCCGCCGCACGTTCCTCCGGTCCTCCGGCGTGGCCCTGGGGCTGCCGTTGTTGCACGGCATGTTGCCGGGGGCCCTCGGCGCCGCCCCGGCGGCGGAGAGGGAGGCCCGCCGCATGGTCGCGATCTGCGCCCCGCTGGGCATCCACACGCCCAACCTGTTCCCGGAGCAGGCGGGGAAGGATTATCCGCCGACGCCCTATCTGGAGCCGTTGCAGGAGGTTCGGGAGAAGTTCACGGTGATTTCCGGGTTGAACCACCCGATGGTCGACGGCGGGCACGCCGCGGAGAAAAGCTTCCTGACCGGCGCCGCCCACCCGGGGCAGCCGAGTTTCCGGAATACGATCTCCGTCGATCAATACGCCGCGGAGCGGATCGGCCACCTGACCCGGTTCCCCTCGCTCTCCCTGACCGGCGGCAACGGCGGGATGTCCTACACCCGCAGCGGCGTGCTGATCCCCGCGGAGTCGCGGCCCTCCCGCGTCTTCCAGCAACTCTTCTTGGAAGGCTCCGAGAGCGAGAAGGCCGCTCACTTGCGGCGGGTGAAGGACGGGCAGAGCATCCTCGACCTCGTCGGCGCCCAGACGAAAGCGATCCAGCGCCGCACCGGCGGTCAGGACCTGGAGACCCTGGATCAATACTTCACCAGCGTGCGGGAGTTGGAGCAGCGGCTCGTGCGGGCCGAGGAGTGGGCGAAACTGCCCAAGCCGACCGTTGACGGCGAGGCCCCGGAGGATATCGACGACCGGGCGAACTTCAGCGGCCGCTTTAAACTGCTGCTCGATCTGATCGCCCTGGCCCTGCAAACGGACTCCACCCGCCTGATCACCCTGATGGGCCCCGGCGGCGCCGAGGTGGTCGATTTGAAGGGGGTGGAGGACGGTTGGCACAACCTCAGCCACCACGGCCGCTCCGAGGAGAAGATCGCCCAATTGGCGATTATCGAGCGGGAGGAAATGCGGCTGTTCGGCGAGTTCCTCAAACAGCTGGACTCCTTCCCCGACGGCGAGCGGACCGTGCTGGATCAGACCGCCGTCTTAATGGGCTCCAGCCTGGGGAACGCGTCCAGCCACAACAACACGAACCTGCCGGCGATCGTCGCCGGGGGGCGGTTCCGGCACGGCCAGCACCTGGCCTTCGACCCGGACAGCCCGCCGCCGATGTGCAACCTACTGGTCTCGATGCTCCAGCATCTTCAGTTGGAAGTGGACGAGTTCTCCAGCGGCACGAGCACGCTGACCGGCCTGAGCGCCTGA
- a CDS encoding DUF1592 domain-containing protein — protein MLARSAAKALALFVLLSGSSAAADAADVSQFFRQHCVDCHGPDLQEADLRLDQLPPLSEDSAETWSRIAELVEAGDMPPEPQPRPEAAAKLNLLASIRHDLARITKPVPAVRRMNRIEYEHTVHDLLGIDVPLAPLLPEDGQSQGFDNVAGGLGISAILMERYLEAADTAFDAAIRRIKPSPPATRRAVLMESKENLASVKGKKGGVIESHGAFVDFTPGWPPARVDEAHPIEPGVYRCRVAVWPHEPGLNRTLSVAVFTGPLFGPGDRYFQGMFDVTGTPGQPRIVEFETRMAEGDALHILPWISPEHVTWRDGKEEERPGVAIQWAETHGPLDQAFPSEAHQNLFGQSDTLSFKEGEGIYMRHRRGVKSHYVDSSNPPADVERILRDFVPRAFRRPVEEELTGQFVQFALSRLEQGATFEQALRAGVSAVLCSPHFLLLNAPDRPEAAGGTADDYTLASRLSYFLWSSMPDEELLELAADGRLRDPKTLHAQIERMIADPRIDRFVDNFTGQWLDLREIEFTTPDKTLYPEYDELLLRSMLAETRGFFRHVLKEDLSVLNFVDSDFAVLNQRLAEHYGIPGLRGHEEFRLVDLPADSVRGGVLAQASMLKVTANGTTTSPVLRGQWVLDKLLGQPAPPPPPGVPAVEPDIRGAETIREQLAKHREDPSCNRCHVRIDPPGFALEEFDVIGGLRASYRSIEKLEPRQSKVEKTNYYEGRPVESDGELSRGRTFDGFVEFRERLLKDPDAIARALAAKLLVYGCGRPVGPGERASVDAVVNAARGDDFGLKSMIHAVVDSELFHRP, from the coding sequence ATGCTCGCCCGCTCTGCCGCGAAGGCTCTCGCCCTGTTCGTGTTGCTGTCGGGTTCGAGCGCCGCGGCGGACGCGGCGGACGTCTCTCAATTCTTCCGGCAGCACTGCGTGGACTGCCACGGGCCGGACCTGCAGGAGGCCGATCTGCGGCTTGATCAGCTCCCGCCGCTGAGCGAGGACTCCGCGGAGACCTGGTCGCGAATCGCGGAGCTGGTCGAGGCCGGCGACATGCCGCCGGAGCCGCAGCCCCGGCCGGAGGCCGCGGCGAAGCTCAATCTGCTCGCTTCCATCCGTCACGATCTGGCCCGCATCACCAAACCCGTGCCGGCGGTGCGGCGGATGAATCGCATCGAGTACGAGCACACCGTGCACGATCTGCTGGGGATCGACGTGCCGCTGGCCCCGCTGCTGCCGGAGGACGGCCAATCGCAGGGTTTTGATAACGTCGCCGGCGGGCTGGGGATCTCCGCCATCTTAATGGAGCGGTATCTGGAAGCCGCGGACACGGCGTTCGACGCCGCGATTCGCCGTATTAAACCCTCCCCGCCGGCGACCCGCCGGGCGGTGTTGATGGAGTCTAAAGAGAATCTCGCCAGCGTGAAGGGCAAGAAGGGCGGGGTGATCGAATCGCACGGGGCGTTCGTGGACTTCACCCCCGGCTGGCCGCCGGCCCGCGTGGACGAGGCTCACCCCATCGAACCGGGCGTCTATCGCTGCCGGGTCGCCGTCTGGCCGCACGAACCGGGGCTGAATCGCACCCTCAGCGTCGCCGTGTTCACCGGTCCGCTGTTCGGCCCCGGCGACCGCTATTTTCAGGGCATGTTCGACGTCACCGGCACGCCGGGGCAGCCGCGGATCGTCGAGTTTGAAACCCGCATGGCCGAGGGCGACGCCCTGCACATCCTCCCCTGGATCTCTCCGGAGCACGTTACCTGGCGCGACGGCAAAGAGGAGGAACGACCCGGCGTCGCCATCCAATGGGCGGAAACCCACGGCCCGCTGGATCAGGCGTTCCCCTCGGAGGCCCATCAAAACCTGTTCGGCCAGTCGGACACGTTGAGCTTCAAGGAGGGCGAGGGGATCTATATGCGACACCGGCGGGGGGTGAAGTCGCACTACGTCGACTCCAGCAATCCGCCGGCGGACGTGGAGCGGATCCTGCGGGACTTCGTGCCGCGGGCGTTCCGGCGGCCGGTCGAGGAGGAATTGACGGGTCAATTCGTGCAGTTCGCCCTCTCCCGGCTGGAGCAGGGGGCCACCTTTGAGCAGGCCCTGCGGGCGGGGGTCTCCGCCGTGCTCTGTTCGCCGCACTTTCTGTTGCTCAACGCCCCGGACCGCCCGGAGGCGGCGGGGGGCACGGCGGACGACTATACGCTGGCCTCGCGGCTGTCGTATTTCCTCTGGTCCTCGATGCCGGACGAGGAACTGCTTGAATTAGCGGCCGACGGCCGGCTCCGCGATCCAAAGACGCTGCACGCGCAGATCGAGCGGATGATCGCCGACCCTAGGATCGATCGCTTCGTCGACAACTTCACCGGCCAATGGCTGGACCTGCGGGAGATTGAATTCACGACGCCGGACAAAACGCTCTACCCGGAATACGACGAATTGTTGCTGCGGTCGATGCTCGCCGAGACCCGCGGCTTCTTCCGGCATGTGCTGAAGGAAGACCTCAGCGTGTTGAACTTCGTCGACTCGGACTTCGCCGTGCTCAACCAGCGGCTGGCGGAGCACTACGGCATCCCCGGACTCCGGGGGCACGAAGAGTTCCGCCTCGTCGATCTCCCGGCGGACAGCGTGCGCGGGGGCGTGCTGGCCCAGGCCAGCATGCTGAAGGTGACGGCGAACGGTACCACCACCTCGCCGGTGCTGCGGGGGCAGTGGGTCTTGGACAAGCTGCTCGGCCAGCCGGCCCCGCCGCCGCCGCCGGGCGTGCCGGCCGTGGAGCCGGACATCCGCGGCGCCGAGACGATCCGCGAACAGCTCGCCAAGCACCGGGAAGATCCCTCCTGCAACCGCTGTCACGTGCGGATCGACCCGCCGGGCTTCGCGCTGGAGGAGTTCGACGTGATCGGCGGGCTGCGGGCGTCGTATCGCTCCATTGAGAAACTCGAACCGCGGCAGTCGAAGGTCGAGAAGACGAATTATTACGAGGGACGCCCGGTGGAGTCCGACGGCGAACTGTCCCGCGGGCGGACGTTCGACGGCTTCGTGGAGTTCCGGGAACGGCTGTTGAAAGACCCGGACGCGATCGCCCGGGCGCTGGCCGCCAAGCTGCTCGTCTACGGCTGCGGCCGCCCCGTGGGGCCGGGGGAGCGGGCGTCGGTCGATGCGGTCGTGAACGCCGCCCGCGGCGACGACTTCGGCCTCAAATCCATGATCCACGCGGTCGTGGACAGCGAACTGTTCCACCGCCCCTGA
- a CDS encoding alpha/beta hydrolase yields MLRLARTSSLRPTALLTAALLAVSCGDASAGEAGVKKDIEFANVDGHSLKLDLYLPAADDPPLVVFIHGGGWHAGSKASCPINWLTKEGYAVASVSYRLTDKAIFPAQIHDCKAAVRWLRAHADQYGYDAERIAVAGSSAGGHLAALMGTSGDVAALEGTLGGNLDQSSRVQAVVDYYGATDFVLRSKTQPHRANGKGSVVYLLLGGGADEKVDLARQASAVTHVSPDDPPFLVLHGSEDKTVLLDQSQRIEQVYADAGLPITLHVLDGSGHGGAEFYGGEPGRWLTAFLDEHLRPGSAAAE; encoded by the coding sequence ATGCTCCGCCTCGCTCGCACATCCTCGCTCCGGCCGACGGCCCTCCTGACGGCCGCGCTGCTGGCCGTCTCCTGCGGCGACGCGTCGGCGGGCGAGGCCGGAGTAAAAAAGGACATCGAGTTCGCGAACGTCGACGGGCACAGCCTCAAACTGGATCTCTACCTGCCCGCGGCGGACGATCCGCCGCTGGTGGTTTTCATCCACGGCGGCGGTTGGCATGCCGGCAGCAAGGCGAGTTGCCCGATCAATTGGCTGACGAAGGAGGGCTACGCCGTCGCCAGCGTCTCCTATCGGCTGACGGACAAGGCGATCTTCCCGGCTCAAATTCACGACTGCAAAGCCGCCGTGCGGTGGCTGCGGGCGCATGCGGATCAATACGGCTACGACGCGGAACGAATCGCCGTCGCCGGCAGCAGCGCCGGCGGGCACCTTGCGGCATTAATGGGCACGTCCGGCGACGTGGCGGCGTTGGAGGGAACCCTGGGCGGGAACCTCGATCAAAGCTCCCGCGTGCAGGCCGTGGTCGATTACTACGGCGCCACGGACTTCGTACTGCGCTCCAAAACGCAGCCGCACCGGGCCAACGGAAAGGGTTCCGTCGTCTATCTGCTGCTGGGCGGCGGGGCGGACGAGAAGGTGGACCTCGCCCGGCAGGCCTCCGCGGTGACGCACGTCAGCCCGGACGATCCGCCGTTCCTCGTCCTGCACGGCAGCGAGGATAAGACGGTACTGCTCGATCAGTCGCAGCGGATCGAACAGGTCTACGCCGACGCCGGCCTGCCGATCACGCTGCACGTCCTCGACGGCTCGGGACACGGGGGAGCGGAGTTCTACGGGGGCGAGCCGGGCCGGTGGCTGACGGCGTTCCTCGACGAGCATCTCCGACCGGGCTCCGCCGCCGCGGAGTAA